The following proteins are co-located in the Vespa velutina chromosome 20, iVesVel2.1, whole genome shotgun sequence genome:
- the LOC124955971 gene encoding neuropathy target esterase sws isoform X6, translated as MEVVELFSKINENFGSYAFSRWIGSFIEGYQTSKTLYIIILSVILILLIITIIILRKWKNKEFLPEVKEFVVGSGKPRFRKRDKVLFYGRKMLRKVKSIGGQVHPTGQGKKRRAVMRFARRLLQLKKESVPQQLKVLEPPAEYLEEDHGPGDRVPPDALYMLQSIRVFGHFEKPVFLTLCKHTEIMNLPAGSILFKIGDPDENLFIVQQGLVNVFITGPDGSQIPLKLVKTGESVTSLLSFTDVLTGHTSTYKTVSARAVEDSVVVKLPMSAFQEVFQDHPDAFVRVIQVIMVRLQRVTFTALHQYLGLSAELVNQGTHKKKQSSFSGSPVRSRTRENFATQNADTMPSSMNLATALDQYDGNDIIHKEANTSQPIPIIVNRRSKTTQDWKNPTQNSQSGQSTSVTVPECDTYWANSSMTGGHQSSQSAQSQNTQPDIIHTGSVHPPKKKSINETTQQLDEAQLVQIATEAFVKELGLEDDNVLKDGKIQLKEVPAGTYLMKEESHKDVALVYVLSGSLIVSQRVPEGRDAGQEVHMFSAHQGEIVGGLAVLTGEPSFYTIRAKHPSRIALLSKSTFFAIMREQPTVVLHVAHTVVRRLSPFVRQVDFALDWLFLESGRAVYRQGDESDSTFIVLSGRLRSVITYKNGKKELVAEYGKGDLVGIVEMVTQTPRSTTVMAVRDSELAKLPEGLFNVIKLRYPIVVTRLINLLGHRILGTWQQAHTKNGANDTQRAAATVDARPAQVNFSTVAIVPVSDDVPLTAFTYELYHSLCAIGPCLRLTSDVVRKTLGTTIMEPMNEYRLTSWLAQQEDQHRISLYQCDSTYTLWTQRCVRQADCILIVGLGDRPPSIGRTEREVERLVMRTQKELVLLHKEQSGQRPTNTVQWLNMRSWVSSHHHIQCPKRMFTRRSQYRINELYSKVLMSEPNVHSDFSRLARWLTGTSVGLVLGGGGARGAAHVGMLKAIIEAGIPIDMVGGVSIGAFMGALWCMEKNITTTTQKAREWSKKMTQWWRQILDLTYPMTSMFSGKDFNKTIQTTFGDTYIEDLWLPFFTITTDITDSCMRTHTHGSLWRYIRASMSLSGYMPPMCDPVDGHLLLDGGYVNNLPVTFDLVM; from the exons ATGGAG gTAGTTGAATTATTTAGCAAAATCAATGAGAATTTTGGATCATACGCCTTTTCGAGATGGATCGGATCATTCATCGAAGGATATCAAACATCAAAGACcctatacataattattttatccgtTATATTGATtctattgataataacaataattattttacggAAATGGAAAAACAAGGAGTTCCTTCCAGAGGTCAAGGAATTTGTAGTAGGCAGTGGCAAGCCAAGAttcagaaaaagagacaaagttTTATTCTatggaagaaaaatgttacgCAAAGTGAAATCTATAGGTGGACAAGTACATCCTACTGGtcaagggaaaaagagaagagctGTTATGAGATTTGCACGCAGACTCTtgcaattgaaaaaagaatctgTGCCTCAACAATTGAAG gTATTAGAACCACCAGCGGAGTATCTAGAAGAAGATCATGGTCCAGGAGATAGAGTACCTCCTGATGCTTTGTACATGTTACAAAGTATCAGAGTATTCGGTCATTTTGAGAAACCTGTTTTTCTAACATTATGTAAACATACGGAAATTATGAATTTACCGGCTGgaagtattttatttaaaattggtGACCCAGATGAGAATCTGTTCATCGTACAACAGGGTCTTGTTAATGTATTCATAACTGGACCCGATGGTTCTCAAATTCCTTTAAAACTAGTTAAAACTGGAGAATCTGTAACCAGTCTTCTAAGTTTTACTGATGTACTTACCGGTCACACGAGTACTTATAAAACTGTTTCTGCAAGAGCCGTGGAAGATTCTGTTGTGGTCAAATTACCAATGAGTGCTTTTCAAGAg GTTTTTCAGGATCATCCAGATGCATTTGTTCGAGTTATCCAGGTCATTATGGTTCGTCTACAACGTGTAACGTTTACAGCATTGCATCAATATTTAGGTCTTTCTGCAGAATTAGTTAATCAAGGAACtcataagaaaaaacaaagctCATTTTCTGGCTCACCTGTTAGAtcaagaacgagagagaattttGCTACGCAAAACGCGGACACTATGCCTAGTAGTATGAATTTAGCAACTGCATTGGATCAATACGATGGAAatgatattatacataaagaaGCTAATACTTCTCAGCCTATACCTATAATAGTTAATAGAAG ATCAAAAACCACTCAGGATTGGAAAAATCCAACTCAAAACTCTCAATCAGGTCAAAGCACTTCTGTTACCGTACCAGAATGTGACACTTATTGGGCAAATTCATCAATGACGGGAGGACATCAATCCTCCCAAAGCGCTCAATCGCAGAATACTCAACCTGACATTATACATACAGGAAGTGTTCATCCAcctaaaaagaaatctatcaATGAAACAACGCAACAGTTGGATGAGGCACAACTTGTGCAAATTGCAACTGAAGCATTCGTTAAAGAACTTGGTTTGGAAGATGATAACGTTCTTAAGGATGGAAAAATTCAACTGAAAGAAGTACCAGCGGGGAcatatttaatgaaagaagaatCTCATAAA gaTGTTGCgcttgtatatgtattatctgGCTCTCTCATAGTCAGTCAACGTGTCCCGGAAGGTCGTGATGCAGGACAAGAAGTTCATATGTTTAGTGCACATCAGGGAGAAATAGTTGGAGGTTTGGCGGTATTGACTGGAGAACCTTCTTTTTATACGATTAGAGCAAAACATCCCAGTCGGATTGCACTACTTAGCAAATCCACCTTTTTTGCGATCATGCGTGAACAACCTACTGTTGTATTGCATGTAGCTCATACTGTCGTCAGACGACTAAGTCCTTTTGTGAGGCAG GTGGATTTTGCCTTGGATTGGTTGTTTCTTGAAAGTGGAAGAGCCGTTTATCGTCAAGGAGATGAATCGGATTCAACTTTTATAGTCTTAAGTGGACGACTAAGATCTGtaattacttataaaaatGGGAAAAAGGAACTCGTCGCAGAATATGGAAAAGGAGACTTAGTGGGAATCGTAGAGATGGTCACGCAGACCCCCAGATCTACTACTGTTATGGCAGTTCGAGATTCTGAATTGGCAAAACTACCTGAAGGTTTATTTAATGTAATCAAATTACGATATCCCATTGTTGTAACAAGGCTTATCAATTTACTTGGTCATCGAATATTGGGTACGTGGCAACAAGCGCATACTAAAAATGGTGCCAATGATACCCA AAGAGCAGCTGCAACAGTTGATGCGAGACCAGCACAAGTGAACTTCTCAACAGTAGCTATAGTTCCTGTATCAGACGATGTTCCTTTAACTGCATTTACCTATGAATTATATCATTCATTGTGTGCTATTGGACCTTGTCTACGATTAACTTCGGATGTTGTTCGAAAg ACTTTGGGTACCACAATTATGGAACCTATGAATGAATATAGATTAACATCATGGCTAGCACAACAAGAGGATCAACatcgaatttctttatatcagTGTGATTCAACATATACGTTATGGACTCAAAGATGTGTACGACAAGCAGACTGTATATTGATAGTAGGTTTAGGTGATCGCCCTCCGTCTATAGGACGTACTGAACGTGAGGTAGAACGTTTGGTCATGCGTACGCAAAAGGAATTAGTACTTTTACATAAGGAACAAAGTGGACAACGGCCTACGAATACTGTACAGTGGTTAAACATGAGATCATGGGTCTCCAGTCATCATCACATTCAATGTCCAAAACGAATGTTTACTAGAAGATCTCAATAtagaatt aatgaattatattcaaaaGTATTAATGTCTGAGCCAAACGTACACAGCGATTTTAGTAGATTAGCACGTTGGTTGACAGGTACCTCGGTTGGCTTAGTACTTGGAGGAGGAGGTGCTAGAGGTGCAGCGCATGTTGGAATGCTTAAAGCTATTATAGAAGCTGGTATTCCAATAGATATGGTTGGCGGAGTTAGTATCGGTGCTTTTATGGGTGCATTGTGGtgtatggaaaaaaatataacaacgaCAACACAAAAGGCTCGTGAATGGTCTAAG aaaATGACCCAATGGTGGAGACAAATTTTGGACTTAACGTATCCTATGACATCAATGTTCTCGGgcaaagattttaataaaactatcCAAACAACTTTTGGAGATACTTATATAGAAGATCTATGGCTTCCATTTTTCACTATCACTACTGATATTACTGATTCCTGCatgcgcacacatacacatg GATCGCTGTGGCGTTACATTCGGGCTTCGATGTCATTATCTGGTTATATGCCACCCATGTGTGATCCTGTTGATGGCCATCTCCTACTCGACGGCGGGTACGTCAATAACCTTCCAg TTACATTTGATTTGGtaatgtag